One Granulicella sp. 5B5 DNA window includes the following coding sequences:
- a CDS encoding DUF6644 family protein — protein MGHFDMYISVPQHVCQLIYDSQIGTAIRESDYAFSIIESVHVLAITVLFGSISILDLRMLGVILREIPVTRVSRAIFPITWTGFGIMLVSGLLLFWAEAAKNYVNPAFRVKMLLLILVGLNPLIFHTTVYRRVHDWETLKLSPWRARAAAIASLALWSGIIVAGRAIAYF, from the coding sequence TTGGGCCACTTCGATATGTATATTTCTGTTCCACAACATGTTTGCCAGCTTATCTATGATTCGCAGATTGGTACAGCTATTCGAGAGTCGGACTATGCCTTCTCCATCATCGAGTCTGTTCACGTTCTCGCAATTACCGTTCTTTTCGGTTCCATCTCCATTCTGGATCTGCGGATGCTGGGTGTCATCCTTCGCGAGATTCCAGTCACACGCGTCTCGCGGGCTATCTTTCCTATCACTTGGACGGGCTTTGGAATCATGCTTGTCAGTGGGCTGCTACTGTTCTGGGCGGAGGCCGCGAAGAATTACGTAAACCCTGCTTTTCGGGTCAAAATGCTATTGCTGATTCTCGTGGGACTGAACCCGCTCATCTTCCACACGACTGTCTATCGACGAGTGCACGACTGGGAGACGCTGAAGCTATCCCCATGGAGAGCGCGCGCTGCGGCCATCGCATCCCTTGCACTATGGAGCGGCATCATTGTGGCGGGTCGCGCCATCGCGTACTTTTAG
- a CDS encoding DUF6644 family protein — translation MSPRPWFVALAHSPLGHFMQTSQWAFAIVEMAHLLALALLGGSVLIVDLRLLGVVLKRDSAVVIGRDMSRILLSSLVFMILSGIAMVSEESLKCFYSPAFRWKMALLFTAVLFYFTLHRRALYMLGTRRATVWSRMAAGVSIALWLGVGIAGRAIGLI, via the coding sequence ATGTCTCCGCGCCCCTGGTTTGTCGCCCTTGCTCATTCCCCTCTCGGCCACTTTATGCAGACCAGTCAATGGGCCTTTGCCATCGTGGAAATGGCGCACCTTCTAGCGCTCGCGCTTTTAGGTGGTTCCGTGCTGATTGTCGATCTTCGCCTGCTGGGTGTTGTGCTCAAACGAGATTCTGCCGTCGTCATTGGACGCGATATGAGTCGCATCCTGTTAAGCAGTCTGGTCTTCATGATTCTCTCTGGAATTGCCATGGTCTCGGAAGAGTCTCTCAAGTGCTTTTATAGTCCTGCTTTCCGTTGGAAGATGGCTCTTCTCTTTACGGCAGTACTCTTTTACTTCACCTTGCATCGCCGTGCGCTTTACATGCTCGGGACCCGGAGGGCGACGGTGTGGTCGCGTATGGCTGCCGGAGTGTCTATCGCGCTCTGGTTGGGTGTTGGCATTGCAGGAAGGGCAATTGGACTTATCTGA